Genomic segment of Thermodesulfobacteriota bacterium:
CGCGCCGGGCCTCGGCGTCGGTGAGCCCGGCCACCCGGCGCACCGCCTCGGCCCGGTCCACCCCGAGGGCCTCCAGGGCCTGGGCGACCTCTTCGCGCTCCAGCACGGAGACCAGGCGGGCGTGGGGACCCTCCACGGTGGCTCGGGTCGGCACCCAGCCGGCCACCGCTGGCGACGTGGGAAGGGAAAGGCAGAGCACCGCGAAGGCCACCACCAGGGACGTGAGCTCTCTTGCGGAACGGCGCATGGATACCTCCTCGAAGCTGGGCTAGGGAACCGCGGCGCGTTGGAGTTTACGAAAATGGTGTTCCGGTCTCAAACGCCAAGTTCCCGGGCCGCCTTCCGAGACCGGCTAGGTCCGGGGTCGCGTGCCCGGGGATAGGTTCTCTCGGGACCGATCGGGTGCGAGCCCGCCGACGCCTAGGCCCCACCCCCCCGGTCCGCGCTTCCCATCCCTTCCAGGCCCCGGCAAGGACCCAGGATTTCGCGCAGCACGATGCCGCGCCGGACCTCTTCGCGGCTGAGCCGGGGCTGCATGCGCCGGGGGCCTCGCGCCGTGGCCGGCAGGGGCGCCGGCTCCGCTGCGGCCCTGGGCGGCGGGGCGGGGCGACGCACGGGCGTCGGGGCTGCCGGGGCCAGCACCCTGGGGGGCGGCGTCTGCTCGGGCAGGGGAGGGGGCTCCTGCGGCCACGGCCAGGAGAGCTCTTCCTCGTAGGCCTCGGGCACGCGCGCCTCCCGAGGCGGCGGGGCGCGCTGCTCCATGCGTTTTCGGAGGAGCCGCATCAGGTGGCTG
This window contains:
- a CDS encoding PA2779 family protein, yielding MRRSARELTSLVVAFAVLCLSLPTSPAVAGWVPTRATVEGPHARLVSVLEREEVAQALEALGVDRAEAVRRVAGLTDAEARRAVDEWDRLPAAGNGVGVVIGAVLFIFIVLLITDILGFTNVFPFVKKTVR